A section of the Phaseolus vulgaris cultivar G19833 unplaced genomic scaffold, P. vulgaris v2.0 scaffold_29, whole genome shotgun sequence genome encodes:
- the LOC137817312 gene encoding uncharacterized protein yields the protein MFTYGDNNKGNILGKGTIGNENNFLIHDVLHVERLKHNLLSISHLCDKGYQVTFKPNNSEIRLSNSQEVLLVGKRVNNVYLLDISNPTSIGCLLTKHEESWFWHRRIAHIHMHHLKKLISNDLVAGLPKIEKDHICEVFQKGNKVNIPLN from the coding sequence ATGTTTACCTATGGGGATAACAACAAAGGGAATATTCTTGGGAAAGGCACTATAGGGAATGAAAACAACTTCTTGATTCATGATGTTCTACATGTGGAACGACTCAAGCATAATCTTCTCAGCATAAGCCATCTGTGTGATAAAGGGTATCAAGTGACTTTCAAACCTAACAATAGTGAGATTCGTCTATCAAATTCACAGGAAGTACTGTTGGTTGGTAAAAGAGTTAATAATGTTTACCTTCTTGATATATCAAATCCAACATCTATTGGTTGTCTTTTAACCAAGCATGAAGAATCATGgttttggcatagaagaattgcccATATTCatatgcatcacttgaaaaaaCTGATATCTAATGATCTTGTTGCAGGGCTACCTAAGATTGAAAAAGATCATATATGTGAAGTTTTCCAAAAGGGAAACAAAGTAAACATTCCTTTAAACTGA